One window of Enterobacter sp. RHBSTW-00175 genomic DNA carries:
- a CDS encoding IS3-like element ISSen4 family transposase (programmed frameshift), which yields MKKRFSDEQIISILREAEAGVPARELCRKHAISDATFYTWRKKYGGMEVPEVKRLKSLEEENARLKKLLAEAMLDKEALQVALGRKLLTTDQKREAVMLMCDATGLSQRRACRLTGLSLSTCRYEAHRPAADAHLSGRITELALERRRFGYRRIWQLLRREGLHVNHKRVYRLYHLSGLGVKRRRRRKGLATERLPLLRPAAPNLTWSMDFVMDALSTGRRIKCLTCVDDFTKECLTVTVAFGISGVQVTRILDSIALFRGYPATIRTDQGPEFTCRALDQWAFEHGVELRLIQPGKPTQNGFIESFNGRFRDECLNEHWFSDIVHARKIINDWRQDYNECRPHSTLNYQTPSEFAAGWRKGHSENEDSDVTN from the exons ATGAAGAAGCGTTTTTCCGACGAACAGATCATCAGTATTCTCCGCGAAGCCGAAGCTGGGGTACCCGCCCGTGAACTCTGCCGCAAGCATGCCATTTCCGATGCCACGTTTTACACCTGGCGTAAGAAGTATGGCGGTATGGAGGTGCCTGAAGTTAAGCGCCTGAAGTCGCTTGAGGAAGAGAACGCCAGACTCAAGAAGCTGCTTGCCGAAGCCATGCTGGATAAAGAGGCGCTTCAGGTGGCTCTTGGGCGAAAGT TACTGACGACAGACCAGAAGCGGGAAGCCGTGATGTTGATGTGTGATGCGACCGGTCTGTCGCAACGTCGTGCCTGCAGGCTTACAGGTTTATCCCTGTCGACCTGCCGCTATGAGGCTCACCGTCCGGCTGCTGATGCGCATTTATCAGGGCGCATCACTGAGCTGGCACTGGAGCGCAGGCGTTTTGGCTACCGTCGTATTTGGCAGTTGCTGCGCCGTGAAGGGCTTCATGTTAATCATAAGCGCGTGTACCGGCTTTATCACCTCAGTGGCCTGGGCGTAAAACGCAGAAGACGTCGTAAAGGGCTGGCAACAGAACGTCTGCCGCTGCTCCGTCCGGCGGCGCCCAATCTGACCTGGTCGATGGATTTCGTCATGGACGCACTTTCCACCGGTCGCAGGATCAAGTGTCTTACCTGCGTCGATGATTTCACAAAGGAATGCCTGACGGTCACTGTTGCCTTTGGGATTTCAGGCGTTCAGGTCACGCGTATTCTGGACAGCATTGCACTGTTTCGAGGCTATCCGGCGACGATAAGAACTGACCAGGGGCCGGAGTTCACTTGCCGTGCACTGGATCAATGGGCCTTTGAGCATGGTGTTGAGTTGCGCTTAATCCAGCCGGGCAAGCCAACGCAGAACGGATTTATTGAGAGCTTTAACGGACGATTTCGCGATGAATGTTTGAATGAGCACTGGTTCAGCGATATCGTTCATGCCAGGAAAATTATTAATGACTGGCGGCAGGATTATAACGAATGCCGCCCGCACTCCACGCTGAATTATCAGACACCGTCTGAATTTGCAGCGGGCTGGAGAAAGGGTCATTCTGAGAATGAAGATTCCGACGTTACTAACTGA
- a CDS encoding RusA family crossover junction endodeoxyribonuclease, giving the protein MKIYDITPVSKPRMTQRDRWAKRPATAAYWAFKDEVRLLGISLPESGYHVTFVIPMPKSWSQKKRAQLNGQAHQKKPDKDNLEKALLDAIFDDDSRVWDGRVTKVWGEKGQIIIGECAK; this is encoded by the coding sequence ATGAAGATTTACGATATCACGCCCGTCAGCAAACCTCGCATGACTCAGCGCGACCGATGGGCTAAACGTCCGGCAACCGCAGCATATTGGGCTTTCAAAGATGAAGTACGCCTGCTTGGGATCAGCCTGCCGGAATCCGGCTATCACGTCACTTTTGTTATTCCCATGCCAAAGAGCTGGAGCCAGAAGAAGCGCGCGCAACTGAACGGCCAGGCTCATCAGAAGAAACCGGACAAAGACAACCTGGAAAAGGCGTTACTCGATGCCATCTTCGACGACGACAGCCGCGTATGGGATGGCCGGGTAACAAAAGTCTGGGGTGAAAAAGGGCAGATCATCATCGGGGAATGCGCGAAGTGA
- a CDS encoding IS3 family transposase (programmed frameshift) — protein sequence MGRKKYSPEFKQQVVLHYLFSSDGAKKTARLFGVDHGAVRRWTEHWKVNGMDSFTIPTRAYSAEFKESVVLWMQQHNKSSRKAAAEFRIAAACTVSKWERLYRTGGIIALQDKPRGRQMKSGKNETSDKELNNPRPAFQNAEEELEYLRVENAYPKKASGLDSGKAEDKAKIITELRRNHNLRMLLHIAGLPRSTYYWHVKADSRGERYEGEQQRIAALFHYHKGRYGYRRITLALRNEGYGINHKTVRKLMRKMGLASCLRSKKYQSYKGTYGKVAPNTLARDFKASSPNQKWVTDVTEFNVKGTKLYLSPVLDLYNSEIIAWNMTTHPGMNLVENMLSKAVKRLKPGDRPVLHSDQGWQYQMARYQEKLKAKGIEQSMSRKGNCLDNAVIENFFGLLKTECWYHEEFENTDHLRKTVEEYIHYYNNERIKLKLNGLSPVQYRTQAMSAAS from the exons ATGGGCAGAAAAAAATACTCACCTGAATTCAAGCAGCAAGTCGTACTCCACTATCTGTTCAGCAGTGATGGTGCAAAGAAAACAGCGCGGTTGTTCGGCGTTGATCACGGAGCGGTCAGACGCTGGACTGAGCACTGGAAAGTGAATGGGATGGACAGTTTTACCATTCCTACCAGGGCTTACTCTGCCGAGTTTAAAGAGTCTGTCGTGCTCTGGATGCAGCAACACAACAAATCATCCCGGAAAGCTGCGGCGGAGTTTCGTATTGCAGCCGCTTGTACTGTCAGCAAATGGGAGCGTCTTTACCGTACTGGCGGTATCATTGCCCTACAGGATAAACCCAGAGGACGCCAGATGAAGTCAGGGAAGAACGAAACTTCAGATAAAGAACTTAATAATCCCCGTCCAGCGTTCCAGAACGCTGAGGAAGAACTTGAATACCTGCGTGTTGAGAATGCCTACC CTAAAAAAGCTTCAGGCCTTGATTCGGGAAAAGCAGAAGACAAAGCAAAAATAATTACCGAATTGAGGCGAAACCATAACCTGAGAATGCTGCTTCATATAGCAGGATTACCTCGCAGCACGTACTACTGGCATGTCAAAGCAGATAGCCGTGGAGAGCGCTATGAGGGCGAACAGCAAAGAATAGCCGCACTGTTCCACTATCATAAAGGACGATATGGTTACCGGCGCATTACCCTGGCGTTGCGTAATGAAGGCTATGGCATTAATCATAAAACAGTACGGAAACTGATGCGCAAGATGGGGCTGGCCTCATGCCTGAGAAGCAAAAAGTATCAGTCATACAAAGGCACCTACGGTAAAGTAGCGCCAAATACCCTTGCACGTGATTTTAAGGCCAGCAGTCCAAACCAGAAATGGGTCACGGATGTGACAGAGTTCAACGTAAAAGGGACAAAGCTGTATCTGTCACCAGTGCTTGATCTGTATAACAGCGAGATAATAGCCTGGAATATGACGACGCATCCGGGAATGAATCTGGTCGAAAACATGCTCAGCAAAGCCGTCAAGAGGCTGAAACCGGGTGACAGACCGGTACTGCACTCTGATCAGGGTTGGCAGTATCAGATGGCACGGTATCAGGAGAAACTTAAAGCTAAAGGCATAGAACAAAGCATGTCGCGCAAAGGGAACTGTCTGGACAATGCAGTGATAGAAAATTTTTTTGGTCTGCTGAAAACAGAATGTTGGTACCACGAAGAGTTTGAAAATACAGACCATCTACGAAAAACGGTGGAAGAGTATATCCACTACTACAACAACGAACGAATCAAGCTAAAACTAAACGGCCTGAGTCCGGTACAATACCGAACCCAGGCCATGTCAGCCGCCAGTTAA
- a CDS encoding ImmA/IrrE family metallo-endopeptidase has protein sequence MYQMRGNRVSPMQEEEIAFKAINFCNAFGMSSSKRKRKRYDVLFEKLSSYGITLNVMDDKEWESLTYDLTIGHCDPASLTITIPNKIYVNACLGEEHALAVIFHELGHLLLGHKPVLHFSNSNPIRSEDAEWQADTFAEIVLETIGVRTSQMSLDFYM, from the coding sequence ATGTATCAAATGAGAGGTAACCGAGTTTCACCTATGCAAGAAGAAGAAATAGCTTTTAAAGCAATTAACTTCTGCAATGCATTCGGTATGTCATCGTCAAAACGCAAACGAAAACGATACGATGTTTTGTTCGAAAAATTATCTAGTTATGGGATCACTCTGAATGTCATGGATGACAAAGAGTGGGAATCGTTAACTTACGATCTCACCATCGGTCACTGTGACCCAGCATCTCTTACCATCACAATACCAAACAAGATTTATGTAAATGCCTGCTTGGGCGAAGAACATGCCTTAGCAGTAATTTTCCATGAACTAGGCCATCTTCTTCTTGGACATAAGCCCGTTCTGCACTTTTCTAATTCGAATCCTATACGCTCAGAAGATGCTGAATGGCAGGCTGATACTTTCGCCGAGATCGTTCTCGAAACAATTGGAGTTCGGACAAGCCAGATGTCTTTGGATTTTTATATGTGA
- a CDS encoding phage holin, lambda family, with product MKMHNDPHSWTEFIELLHSWWRGETPMGAVLLSVVMAAMRIAYGGGGWKKMILEGSICGALTLTAVSALDYFNLPQSLSIAIGGALGFVGVEQVKAVAGRVFSSRFGGGDANQ from the coding sequence ATGAAAATGCATAACGATCCCCACTCCTGGACGGAGTTTATCGAACTGCTCCACAGCTGGTGGCGCGGTGAAACGCCGATGGGTGCCGTATTGCTATCGGTAGTCATGGCTGCCATGAGGATCGCCTACGGCGGTGGCGGCTGGAAAAAAATGATTCTGGAGGGCTCAATTTGCGGCGCGCTAACTCTTACAGCTGTATCAGCTCTTGATTACTTTAACCTTCCGCAATCTCTGTCAATTGCTATCGGAGGAGCGCTGGGCTTTGTTGGTGTTGAACAGGTTAAAGCTGTAGCTGGCAGGGTGTTTAGTTCTCGATTCGGAGGTGGCGATGCAAACCAGTGA
- a CDS encoding DUF1364 domain-containing protein yields the protein MANLRKAARGRECQVRIPGVCNGNPETSVLAHIRIVGLCGTGIKPPDLISAIACSSCHDEIDRRTQLVDAGYAKECALEGMARTQVIWLKEGLVKV from the coding sequence ATGGCTAACTTACGCAAAGCTGCTCGCGGACGTGAGTGCCAGGTCCGCATCCCGGGAGTTTGCAACGGTAACCCGGAGACATCGGTGCTGGCGCATATCCGCATTGTTGGCCTCTGTGGTACCGGAATTAAACCCCCAGACCTGATCTCCGCTATCGCTTGCAGTAGCTGTCACGATGAAATTGATCGCCGCACTCAGTTGGTCGATGCGGGGTATGCGAAAGAGTGCGCGCTGGAAGGCATGGCACGAACACAGGTTATCTGGCTGAAAGAGGGGCTCGTGAAAGTATGA
- a CDS encoding helix-turn-helix transcriptional regulator, translating to MALTEFGKAVRKARIDTDSTLLTMSQELETTPAFLSGLETGSKKIPQKWVKKIDSYFSSKGVHLEKLEELAAVANETVPIDGLSQQQQMLVAGFAKSQFTPEQLKSFAELLQKINNKEV from the coding sequence ATGGCACTCACTGAATTCGGTAAGGCCGTCAGAAAAGCGAGGATAGATACTGACAGCACATTGTTAACTATGTCCCAAGAGCTGGAAACCACTCCTGCTTTTTTGAGTGGCTTAGAAACAGGAAGCAAAAAGATCCCCCAAAAGTGGGTCAAAAAAATTGACTCTTACTTTAGCTCTAAAGGCGTTCATTTAGAAAAGCTTGAAGAATTGGCCGCTGTTGCTAATGAAACTGTTCCAATCGATGGCCTTTCTCAGCAGCAACAAATGCTTGTCGCTGGTTTTGCGAAGTCGCAATTTACACCTGAACAGCTGAAGAGTTTTGCTGAGTTATTACAGAAAATTAACAACAAAGAGGTGTGA
- a CDS encoding antitermination protein, with amino-acid sequence MNLENTLRYHFAKSTLISDSPRATASDSLTGTDIMAAMGMTQERAAMGYSAFLGKMGISQNDRERAIELLAEYALTKCDEVAALRKLDPAVKPLVMHQLAAFAFEDYSRSAASTRKCDCCDGEGFIEADVFTMKSHYTMRLPQWAKDLKQSPGDFEVKRQVKEVVRVLCTACKGKKVVSCACNDCHGRGKAVNQELTEKQGVPVLSDCKRCGGRGYERIPSTEAYAAVCQITDAISVATWEKSVKRFYDQLITKFDIEEAWAESQLNAITR; translated from the coding sequence ATGAATCTTGAAAATACTCTTCGATATCACTTCGCCAAATCAACTCTGATTAGCGATTCCCCTCGCGCCACTGCATCAGATTCGCTGACCGGAACAGATATCATGGCTGCCATGGGCATGACACAGGAGCGAGCTGCAATGGGATATAGCGCGTTCCTCGGAAAAATGGGCATTAGCCAGAATGACCGGGAGAGGGCGATCGAGCTTCTGGCTGAATATGCCCTGACCAAATGCGATGAGGTGGCTGCGCTCCGCAAATTAGACCCCGCTGTTAAACCGCTGGTGATGCACCAGCTGGCTGCATTCGCTTTTGAGGATTACTCGCGCAGCGCGGCCAGCACGAGAAAGTGTGATTGCTGCGATGGTGAGGGGTTCATTGAAGCTGATGTGTTCACAATGAAATCTCACTACACCATGAGACTCCCGCAGTGGGCAAAAGACCTTAAGCAGTCACCAGGTGATTTCGAGGTTAAACGCCAGGTGAAAGAGGTGGTGAGGGTGTTGTGCACGGCCTGCAAAGGAAAGAAGGTTGTCAGTTGCGCCTGCAATGACTGCCACGGGCGCGGGAAAGCGGTGAATCAGGAGCTCACTGAAAAGCAGGGTGTACCGGTTCTGTCCGATTGCAAGCGCTGCGGTGGTCGCGGGTATGAACGCATTCCATCAACAGAAGCCTATGCAGCTGTTTGCCAGATAACAGATGCGATAAGTGTTGCCACCTGGGAGAAGTCTGTTAAGCGCTTCTACGATCAGTTGATCACGAAATTCGATATTGAAGAGGCATGGGCTGAATCACAACTTAATGCGATAACGCGATAG
- a CDS encoding DUF1367 family protein, with protein MAQLQLIKQSSGILIPATPETSEFLQSKIKLGAVLVADFKQVRNPAFHRRFFALLNLGFEYWEPTGGAISSNERKLVTGYAKFLASYGGNEGALLDAAEQYLDRIADKRTGSISACKSFDAYRAWVTIESGYYDAIQLPDGTLRKHPRSIAFANMDETEFQQLYKAALDVLWRWILSRAFRDQREAENAAAQLMSFVG; from the coding sequence ATGGCGCAGTTACAACTCATCAAGCAATCATCAGGAATCCTGATCCCCGCTACGCCGGAGACCAGCGAATTTTTACAATCAAAAATCAAGCTCGGCGCTGTGCTGGTGGCCGACTTCAAACAGGTCCGTAACCCGGCATTTCATCGCCGTTTCTTCGCACTGCTGAATCTCGGTTTCGAATACTGGGAACCAACCGGCGGCGCTATCTCATCCAATGAACGAAAGCTGGTTACCGGCTACGCCAAATTCCTCGCTTCATACGGCGGGAACGAGGGAGCACTGCTGGACGCCGCTGAGCAATACCTCGACCGCATCGCCGACAAACGCACAGGTAGCATCAGCGCCTGTAAGTCCTTCGACGCATATCGCGCCTGGGTAACTATCGAATCCGGCTACTACGACGCCATACAGCTACCTGATGGCACTCTTCGCAAACATCCCCGCAGTATTGCCTTCGCCAATATGGACGAAACCGAGTTCCAGCAACTCTACAAAGCGGCACTTGATGTCCTTTGGCGCTGGATATTGTCCAGGGCATTCAGGGACCAGCGAGAAGCAGAGAACGCAGCCGCGCAACTGATGAGCTTTGTGGGGTGA